DNA from Candidatus Methylomirabilota bacterium:
ACTACGAGAAGGGCGGCGTCGAGGTCATCAACGACGACGCGCGCAATTACGTCTTCTCCAACATCTTCGAGGTTGCGTCGAAGTCCAAGCCCTACGAAAAGGTCGCGGTCGGCAAGAACATCGAATACGTGATCGAGACCATCCGCGTGGAGGGCACCTCGGGCTGGCGCGCGCCCGCTCAGGACGAGTTCGCCCTCGTCATGGACGGCGAGGTCGAGATCCGACTGCTGAAGCTCGACAATCCGGGGGTCGTGCCCGCCGGCACGCGCGGGTCGATCGCCCTGGCCGGCACGCCGGCCGGGCGCAAGATGGGCGTCGTCAAAGCCAGGCGCGGTCACATGACGCTTTTGCCGGTCGGCGCCGCCTATCAGTTCCACGGGGCGCAGCTCGGCGTGGTGCTGCTGCAGACGCTGGCGGGGTCGGACACGATCGAGCGCTGGGCCGAGATCTGCCAGACGGCCCCGCGGCCCAAGGCCTGAGCACGACGGCGAGGAGGAACGACGACATGAGCTCTATCGCGGATACTGTTCCCGAGATCGGATCGATCGAGCCCAACCAGCATGGCTACCGCAGCTTCACCCTCGGCAGCTTCGGCTTCACCCGTGACGAGTACTTCGCGCACGTCACGTGGCCGAAGGGCCATCACATGCTGCCCGCCGACGCGTTCCTGCGCGCGCTCCAGCGCGACATCGCGTGGGGCTTCTTCTACGGCACCGTGAACTTCGACGCCGTCGTCGGCACCCTGAACCACTACGGCTCGGTGGATCTCTTCGCGGGCCGCTTCAACGAGCACTACCGCAAGGCCGGGCTCGATCACAACGAGCGGTTCACGACCGCGATGATCCAGCGTGTCTTCGAGGCCATCCTGGAGGACTGGACGAACGCCGCGTTCGATCCGTTCGCGAGTCCCGCGGAGACGGGCAGCGCGTTCGGGCCCAAGAACGGCAGCAACAAGGAGGCGATCACGCGGCACCGGGTGACGGCCCGGCGGATGGTGGCCGCGCCCGGCGACGAGCCGGTGCGGACCGACGAGAACGGCTTCCCGGTGAACCGGCACTTCCGCGACGTGCCCCAAGACAAGCCGCAGGTCCTCGCCGAGCCCGGCTTCGAGGACGAGGTGGTCTCGTTCAATCTCTTCGCCTATCTCTCCCGCTCCGACGTGACGTGGAACCCCTCGGTCGTGTCCGTCTGCAAGGCGAGCCTCTACTGCCCGACGACGGAGGAGTACATCCTGCCCGTGATCCACGGCAACGACCGCGTCGAGTGGTTCGTGCAGCTCAGCGACGAGATCCAGTGGGAGGTCGAGGACCGCGAGACAGGCGCCCTGCGTGCGCGGGTCACGATGAGGGCGGGGGACGTCGCCGCCATGCCCGCCGACATCCGTCATCGCGGCTTCTCGCCCAAGCGCTCGATGCTCCTCGTGTGGGAGAACGCCTCGCCGGAGTTGCCCGCGCTCTACGCCAGCGGCAAGATGCCCCCCACCCCGGTGCAGTTCTAGGGCTGGGCAGGAGGATTCCGAGCCGCGCTCTGGCAGGATCGGCCCGAGATGGGAGAGGCGTTATCCGCGCTGTGACAAGGGGAAGAGCTGTGACAAGGAGGGAAGAGGCTGGGCCGCGGGGCGCCATGACTGAGAACGGGTGTTATGTTAGCTACGCTCTCGGAAACTAGCTGAATGTTGGAGCCACTTTTCCCCTAGGTCGTGAATGCGTCAAGCGCCCTGGCCTCGTAGAAACTGACCGGCTGCCTCTGCGTGTCATGTTCGCCATCGTTGGTGACGACACGTTGTTTTTCCGCGTGGACGACGGCAGCCGGCCGGCGTTCGAGCGCGCCGGCGTGGCCCGGCTGATCTACGAGTCGCGGAGACCGTCAGCCGCTTCGCCCGCGAGGCTTTCGCCGCTTCCCACCCCGTGCACGCGCGCACGCGCAAGCCCGCCCACAAGGTGCCGAGATCGGGGTGCACCACGAAGGACGTCGCGGCGCGGTCGAGGCTCGTCCGCCTTGACGGCGCGTGGCAGATCGGCGACTATGTGTGCTGCCAATCGAACCCGACACCCAGTTCGCGTCATACCGGGAGGGAACAGCAATGAAATTCGCCATGAGACAATTTGGACTCGCGGCCCTTGCCGCGGGCGTCCTGACGCTGGGGCTGTGGAGCGATGCCTTGGCGCAACGCAAGCTGAGCTTCGCCTACGATCAGCCGGTGACGACGGCCTACGGTATTGCCGCGAACATGTTCGACGAAAAGCTGAAGGCCTTGAGCGGCGGCAAGCTCAGCATCAATCAGTTCCCCGGCGCGCAGTTGGGGACTGAGCCGCAGACGCTGCAGAAGCTGCGCGCGGGTGACATCGATTTCGTCATTACGGCAACCGCGAACGCGGCCAGCGTGGCGCCACAAGCCGGCGTGTTCTCCCTGCACTTCATCTTCCGCGACGAGGACCATCTGGCCAAGGCGCTGGCCGACAAGGCCGTCTCCGACGCCTTCCGCGCCATGATCAAGGACTCGACGCAGGGCGCCCAGGTCATCGGCCTGATCACCATGGGCTTCCGCAACATGTACAGCAAGAAAGAGATCAGCAAGGTCGAGGACCTCAAGGGCTTGAAGGTCCGCGTGCAGGCGACCAAGACCGAGGACACGCACTTCCCGGCCTATGGCGCGCAGACCGTGCACATGCCCTTCGGCGAGGTCTACGTGTCGCTCCAGACCGGCGTGGTGAACGTGGCCGAGAACGGCGTCAACGTGTACGAGACGAACAAGCACTACGAAGTGGCGCCGATCCTGAACATGACCCAGCACGAAGCCAACAACAACTGCATCTGGGTCAGCGACAAGGCCTGGAACAGCTTCAGCGCCGAAGAGAAGAAGTGGGTCCAGGAGGCGGCCGACGAGGTGAGCCGGCGCGAGCCCGCCATGGCCTTCAAGCTCGAAGCGGATTCGGCTGTGAAGCTTCAGAAGATCGGCGTGAAGGTCAACACCAAGGTCGACAA
Protein-coding regions in this window:
- a CDS encoding hydroxyquinol 1,2-dioxygenase — protein: MNQTTRFGSLRHYEKGGVEVINDDARNYVFSNIFEVASKSKPYEKVAVGKNIEYVIETIRVEGTSGWRAPAQDEFALVMDGEVEIRLLKLDNPGVVPAGTRGSIALAGTPAGRKMGVVKARRGHMTLLPVGAAYQFHGAQLGVVLLQTLAGSDTIERWAEICQTAPRPKA
- a CDS encoding TRAP transporter substrate-binding protein; the protein is MRQFGLAALAAGVLTLGLWSDALAQRKLSFAYDQPVTTAYGIAANMFDEKLKALSGGKLSINQFPGAQLGTEPQTLQKLRAGDIDFVITATANAASVAPQAGVFSLHFIFRDEDHLAKALADKAVSDAFRAMIKDSTQGAQVIGLITMGFRNMYSKKEISKVEDLKGLKVRVQATKTEDTHFPAYGAQTVHMPFGEVYVSLQTGVVNVAENGVNVYETNKHYEVAPILNMTQHEANNNCIWVSDKAWNSFSAEEKKWVQEAADEVSRREPAMAFKLEADSAVKLQKIGVKVNTKVDKSGFVKAAAPIQDQLATELGPHAVKILGLVRSVK
- a CDS encoding hydroxyquinol 1,2-dioxygenase, translated to MSSIADTVPEIGSIEPNQHGYRSFTLGSFGFTRDEYFAHVTWPKGHHMLPADAFLRALQRDIAWGFFYGTVNFDAVVGTLNHYGSVDLFAGRFNEHYRKAGLDHNERFTTAMIQRVFEAILEDWTNAAFDPFASPAETGSAFGPKNGSNKEAITRHRVTARRMVAAPGDEPVRTDENGFPVNRHFRDVPQDKPQVLAEPGFEDEVVSFNLFAYLSRSDVTWNPSVVSVCKASLYCPTTEEYILPVIHGNDRVEWFVQLSDEIQWEVEDRETGALRARVTMRAGDVAAMPADIRHRGFSPKRSMLLVWENASPELPALYASGKMPPTPVQF